The Paraburkholderia acidiphila DNA window CGTGCCGCCGGGGTCGCGCAACGCCAGCGCGAAGCAGCCGTTTTCCCGCAATAGCGCGTGAGGCCTTGCCGCCCACGGCGCCGCAAGACGCGCGCGCAAAGCATAGGCGTGTTCCAGCTGCGCGCGCCGCTCATGCTCCTTCGGGCCGTCCTCCATCACCACAAACAGCGCGCGTGCGCCTTCCTTGTTCACACCGCGATAGAGCGCCGGAGGCCCCGCGACCAGTTGCGTGACATCGTAGTCGGCCAGCTGGTCGAGAATGGGCACGGAATGGCTCATGCGGCCATCCCGTTCGCACGAGCCGCGACAGCGCCTTCGGCGCCGCTTCCCGCTGCGCGAAGCTCGAAGCAGAACGTCGCGCCCCCGTCCTGATTGTTGAACGCCCAGATCGACCCGCGATGTTCCTCGATGATCGAGCGGCAAATGGACAGGCCCAGCCCCATGCCATCCGATTTCGTCGTGAAGAACGGCTCGAATAGCCGGTCCACGATCTCGGCGGCGATCCCCGTGCCCGAATCGCACACGCACACGCGCACGGCGTCCTCGCCTGCGAGTTCAGCCGAGATTTTCAGGACCCGCGTGCTGCCCGGGCACTTCAGGATCGAATGCATGCCATTGAAGATCAGGTTCATGACCACCTGCTGAATCTGGATCTTGTCGGCGGCCACCTTGGGCAACCTGTCTTCCGACACGACACGCAGGCGAATCGTGTTTTTTTCCATTTCCTGCCGGACGAGCGCAACCACTTCACTGACGGTTTGCGTCAAATCGATCGCGGCTCGATTCGGGCGCTCCTTGCGCGCGAGCGCGCGCAGGCGGTTGATCACTTGGCTCGCGCGGTCCGCGTCGCTCACGATGCGCGCGAGATTGTTGCGCGCTTCGGCCACCGAAGGCACGGCGCGGTCGAGCCAGCGCATCCCCGCCTCGCCGTGCGTGATGATCGCCATGAGCGGCTGCTTGAGGTCGTGCGCGAGCGACGCTGTCAATTCGCCCAGCGTCGACACGCGCGTCACGTGCGTGAGTTCCGCCTGCGCACGCAGCAGCGCATTTTGCGCCTGGTGAATTTCGGTCATGTCCGCAAGCGCGCCGACGTACTCGACGGCCCGGCTGGCTGACGCAATCGGGCTTGCCACCATGCGCAGATACTTCACCGTGCCCGCTTCCACGCGCACGCGATACTCGGCCTCGATAATCGACGCACCCGCCTCCGCCTCGCGCAGCGCGCGCCTCACCTGATCGACGTCGTCGGGATGAATGCGCTCCAGCATGAGGTCCAGATGCGGCTGCCCGGGCGCTTCCATTTCGAGGATCCGGTACGTTTGCGCGGAGCACGTCATGTCGCGCGATTCGACGTTCCAGCCAATACTGCCGATATTGCTCAGGCGCTGGGCTTCGGAGAGATACATCTCGCCGCGCCGCAAGGCGTCTTCGAACGCGCGCCGGTCCGTGACATCGATCGTCGCGCCGATATACTCGCGCGCGCCGCTCTCGTCGCTCGACCACGGGCGGAAAATCACCTGCAAGCGGCGCACGCTGCCGTCGCGCCGCCGCGTCGAGAACTCGTGGCTGTGCATGCCGTCTTCGCAAATCGCGTTGACGAAGACCTCCTTGAAACGCAGCCGGTCTTCCTCCAGCACACACTCGAGGCACATTTCGATGGTTGGCCGCTCGCAGGTGATGTCCACGCCCCACAGCTCGTAATTCTCGCGCGACCACAGCAATCGCCCCGAGGTCGTATTCCAGATCCACGTGCCGGTCTTGCTGATGCGCTGGCCCTCTTCGAGGAACGCCTCGCTGCGCCTGAGCCGTGCTTCGGTCTGGCGGCGCTCGACGTTCTCGCGCTTGAGCGCGGAATAGAGCCGCGCGTTCTCGATGGAAATGGCGGCCTGGGCGGCGAGCATGTTCATCAGGTTGATGCGCGCGACATCGAACACATACGGGGTGACGCCGTTCTCCATATACAGCACGCCAACGAGCCCCGCATGGCGCAACAACGGCAGGCAGAGCAGCGAACGGCAGCGGCCCGTGCTGAGGTAGCGATCGTCGCGGAAGTCGTTAGGCTCCGCGCCGTCGTCGATAACGACATTCTCGTGCACCCGCATCACATGTCGAATCACGGTGAGCGGCACCTCGGACTCGCACAGGCCCATGTCGCTGGCTTCCACCGTAATGCCGTTCTCCCTGGAACCGGCCTGGGCCACGATACGAAAGCTCTCGCCCGACCACAGAATGAGCAGCGCGCGTTGCGCGCCGCTGTGGCGCACGGCGATATGCATGAACGCTTGCACCAGCTTGTCGAGGTCGATCTCGCTTGAAACGGCCTGGGACAACTGGACCATCGCGGCGACGTCGACCGTGCCCTGTGGCGCCGCGTGAGCGCCCGGGCCGCGCGCGGCGGGTGCATTGTCACGCAGATGGTGAAAGGCCTGCTCGAGGCTGCGCACCTTGGCGTCGGCGCCCCAGCGCGCATAAGCGTCGCGAGCCGAGCGCAGGCACGACTGGGCCACCGAAGTCAAACCGCGTTGCTGGTAAAAGTGAGCCGAACATTCGCGCGCCATCGCCTCGTAATGCGGCTGCCCGTTCTCGCGCGCCAGTTCGATCGCGCGCTCGTATTCCTGCTGCGCCTGCACGTAATCGCCCACGAGACGCGCATATTCGGCCATGACGAGCGCACAGCGGCTGCCGAAGTTCTCGGGCGCGCTATGCGCCCACGCTTTGAGCCGCTCGATGGCGCCGATGAGTTCGCGCTCCATCAATTCGCGCGCGGCTTCCTGGCCAGCTTCCTGCCGCACTTCGTCGATCACGCGCACGAGCGCAAGCGCGCGCAAGCAGTAATACGTCACCTCGATCGGCATGGCCATGACCGCGCCAAGCAACGGTTCGGTCTCTCGCGCACGCGCAATCGTGGCGGCGAAGCGGCCGTGCAGGAAGTCCAGCTTCATTTCCATGATCGCCGCATAGGCGATACCGCAGCCGAACTGGCTCTCGCGCACGAACGAAACGAGTGCTTCGTGCGTGGATGCGATGCCCTGGTCCGCTGCATCGACGCCCTGCAAGCGCAGCAGGAACATCAATTCGAGTTCGATCGTGACGCTAATCGTCTTGTTGCGCAGCTCGTTCGCAAAGCGCAGATTCTCGCGGCACAGGTTAGTCACCTCATTGAGGTGCTCGCCGCGTTCATAGGCCTGCCAGATGCTCTCGAACGCGATATAGCCCGCGTAGATGAAGTCGCCCGCTTCCACGCACTGGCTCATCGCGCGGCCCAGCACCGGAATCGCCGCGCGAAATGGCCGCCGCCAGATCAGGATGTGGTCGCCGTGCAGGTGCAGTAGCGTGCCGGTCAAACGCGGCTCGCCATAACGCTCGTTCACCGCGAGCGCAAGCTCCGAAAAGCGCAGGGCGAGATCGAAGTCGCGCGTGGTCCCGACCAGCAGCAGCGCGTAGATGGCGTAGACATAGCCCGCCAGCCGCGTGTTGCCGTGCGCGAGACACAGTTCGGCGGCCTTGAGAACGAGAATCGGGAACAACTTCTGCACGCCGATATACGCACTCGGAATCGCGTCGATGATGAGGCCGATCACGGCCTCGTGCATGGGGTCGTCGAGGCAGCCGCGCGAAAGGAGCGCGGCGACCTGGTGCGGCGGGCACACCTCACGCAACGCCGCGAGCTTGTGCGCGACCAGCGCATCGTCGATGCCTTCGCCCTGCACCTCGACGTTCAGCAGCGAAAGCGCCCTGAGCGTCGTGTCCACCGCCAGCCGATAGTCGCCCGACGCCTGGTGAATGCGGATTTCCATGCGCAACGCGTGAGCGCGTTTGAGCAGTCCACCCGCGCAGCCGCACGCTTTACGCGCCGTTTCCAGCGCCTGGCTGAAATCGCCCGTGAGGTACTCGCATTCCGCCATGTCGAGCAGCAGCCGGAATACGTCGATACGCGCCTCGCTCACGCCGTACTGCACGATGAGCTTTTCCGCCTGGGCGAAATACTCGCGGGCGGAGCTCCACGCGGCCGCCGCTTTCGCCGCGTTGCCCGCCAGCACATCGAGTTCGGCAAGCCGCGTGCGGTCGGGCTGCGAAAGAATACGCTGCGCGCGGTTCAGGTGGCCGACCACCTCGAACACTTCCGCCGTATTCGGCGCCGTTGGCATGGCAAACAGCAGGTTAGTGCCGATCTGCGCGTGCGCGAGTTCACGCGCGGTTTCGCCGAGCATCGCATACGAAGCCTCCTGCACACGGTCGTGCGCGAAGCGGTAGGCCTCTCCCTTGCTCGACACGAGGCCCGCCGTCTGCGCCTCGCGCATCGTCGCCAGCACGCGGCGGCTATCGGTGCCGAGCACGCGGGCGAGCGCCCCCACGCGCGCCGTTCCCCCTACGCACGCGAAGACCGCCAGAACATGCTTCGTTTCGTCGTTCAGGCGCGTGAGACGCAGCGTGAGCAAATCGACCACGTTGTCGGTGTAGCCCTTGTCGCGAATCTTGTCGATGTCCCACGTCCAGCCCACACCGTATGAGTCCGGCACGATGAGCCGGTCCTGCATCAATTCGCGCAGGAACTCGATCGTGAAGAACGGATTGCCGCCCGTCCTTTCGAACATCACCGCAGCGAGCGGCGCCACGGCCTCGGGCGGCTCGACCAGTGTCTCGGCGATCAGCGTCACGATGTCCGCGAGCGTGAGCGGCAACAGGCCGATCTTTTCGGTCACCTTCCTGCCGAAGAGAATGCCGTTGAGCCGTTCGCTCGCCACCCGCGAGCGGCCCAGATCGATGCTGCGGTGTGCGAGCACGAGCAGCAGGTGCTTCAGTTCGGCATCGGTTGCAAGGCCATCGATGATTTCCAGCGTACCGGAATCGAGCCATTGCACGTCGTCCAGAAAGAGCACGAGCGGTCGCTGCTTGTCAGAAAACAGCATGAGAAAGCGCTTGACGACCAGCAGAAAGCGGTTGGTCGCTTCCTGCGGCGGCAAGGTTTCGATTGCGGGCTGCGCCCCGACCATGGCGCCGATCTCCGGCACCAGATTGACGATCAGCTGGCCGCTCTTGCCCACGGCTTCTTCGAAGCGCCCCTTCCAGAGTGCGATTTCCGGGCCTGTCTTTCTGAGGAGCGGACGCACGAGCCCGCGCAGCACCTGGACAAACGCCGCGTACGGCACATTGTCGTTGTACTGATCGAATTTGCCGAGCGTGAAATGAACGCCGGCCGAACCGATCGTGCGCTTG harbors:
- a CDS encoding AAA family ATPase, with product MAANAGRHAIADIPGWDATGAAEIHGRITRAQRLHREGDLVIYRVSTDACDQPLIVKAPFEARASRELLASFEKEYGLRDAIDAQWGIRPRELLRSGGQFLLTLHNCDGVSLSGEMAQRRSPRRFLSLAVSLASALKGMHAHGLVHHNLSPSNLFVDREQRVWITGFGSACGIEGNHTGGEIGVVPVSHLPYLAPERTSAVSQRNDPRSDLYALGVLLYQLLSGQMPFDAREREEWVYSHLVSTPRPLRGLVPDIRPEIEFVINKLLAKAAGDRYQSAAGVEADLQLCLDELSHGAQISPALLGRSDRQLQAVFPVRAYGRQRELEQLHGALERVRQSGDAMAVIVEGEPGVGKTFFIEEFKRTIGSAGVHFTLGKFDQYNDNVPYAAFVQVLRGLVRPLLRKTGPEIALWKGRFEEAVGKSGQLIVNLVPEIGAMVGAQPAIETLPPQEATNRFLLVVKRFLMLFSDKQRPLVLFLDDVQWLDSGTLEIIDGLATDAELKHLLLVLAHRSIDLGRSRVASERLNGILFGRKVTEKIGLLPLTLADIVTLIAETLVEPPEAVAPLAAVMFERTGGNPFFTIEFLRELMQDRLIVPDSYGVGWTWDIDKIRDKGYTDNVVDLLTLRLTRLNDETKHVLAVFACVGGTARVGALARVLGTDSRRVLATMREAQTAGLVSSKGEAYRFAHDRVQEASYAMLGETARELAHAQIGTNLLFAMPTAPNTAEVFEVVGHLNRAQRILSQPDRTRLAELDVLAGNAAKAAAAWSSAREYFAQAEKLIVQYGVSEARIDVFRLLLDMAECEYLTGDFSQALETARKACGCAGGLLKRAHALRMEIRIHQASGDYRLAVDTTLRALSLLNVEVQGEGIDDALVAHKLAALREVCPPHQVAALLSRGCLDDPMHEAVIGLIIDAIPSAYIGVQKLFPILVLKAAELCLAHGNTRLAGYVYAIYALLLVGTTRDFDLALRFSELALAVNERYGEPRLTGTLLHLHGDHILIWRRPFRAAIPVLGRAMSQCVEAGDFIYAGYIAFESIWQAYERGEHLNEVTNLCRENLRFANELRNKTISVTIELELMFLLRLQGVDAADQGIASTHEALVSFVRESQFGCGIAYAAIMEMKLDFLHGRFAATIARARETEPLLGAVMAMPIEVTYYCLRALALVRVIDEVRQEAGQEAARELMERELIGAIERLKAWAHSAPENFGSRCALVMAEYARLVGDYVQAQQEYERAIELARENGQPHYEAMARECSAHFYQQRGLTSVAQSCLRSARDAYARWGADAKVRSLEQAFHHLRDNAPAARGPGAHAAPQGTVDVAAMVQLSQAVSSEIDLDKLVQAFMHIAVRHSGAQRALLILWSGESFRIVAQAGSRENGITVEASDMGLCESEVPLTVIRHVMRVHENVVIDDGAEPNDFRDDRYLSTGRCRSLLCLPLLRHAGLVGVLYMENGVTPYVFDVARINLMNMLAAQAAISIENARLYSALKRENVERRQTEARLRRSEAFLEEGQRISKTGTWIWNTTSGRLLWSRENYELWGVDITCERPTIEMCLECVLEEDRLRFKEVFVNAICEDGMHSHEFSTRRRDGSVRRLQVIFRPWSSDESGAREYIGATIDVTDRRAFEDALRRGEMYLSEAQRLSNIGSIGWNVESRDMTCSAQTYRILEMEAPGQPHLDLMLERIHPDDVDQVRRALREAEAGASIIEAEYRVRVEAGTVKYLRMVASPIASASRAVEYVGALADMTEIHQAQNALLRAQAELTHVTRVSTLGELTASLAHDLKQPLMAIITHGEAGMRWLDRAVPSVAEARNNLARIVSDADRASQVINRLRALARKERPNRAAIDLTQTVSEVVALVRQEMEKNTIRLRVVSEDRLPKVAADKIQIQQVVMNLIFNGMHSILKCPGSTRVLKISAELAGEDAVRVCVCDSGTGIAAEIVDRLFEPFFTTKSDGMGLGLSICRSIIEEHRGSIWAFNNQDGGATFCFELRAAGSGAEGAVAARANGMAA